The DNA window GAGCAGGAACACCGCGAGCAAGAAGGAATTCGGCTCGTACACGCTTTCCTTCTCATACTATCCTATTTCCTCCTGACAGCGCTTAATTTTCAGAAGTTCACCTGCTTACAAACACGAAAATAAACTGGAAAGTGAAATGTAATTTACTATGTAATGTATCCAGTCAGAATAGACATTTTTGCCTCGAACGCACACGTAATCAAGACCCGTGGTAAACCCTTCGCTCCTTCCCGGAAGTTGGATGGGGGCGGCTATCAGAGATTCAAGTTACGGTATGAGGGCGTGGCGTGGGAGACAATTTGAACCTGCACCTGTGGGGGGGACTGTAACGACTACATCCGACAGCCACGGTTTtttctcctacttttttttgtcgaagaaagcagaaggaagtgaaaatgTGGACACATTAAAGAATAACACAGTGAGAAAAACACTTGAAGATTACACACCTTTAATAACTTAGTTTGTGGGAATTCGAATTCCgttccgttttttttgtgtaaatgGGCATGATTAGTGAATCTTTTGTTGCAATCTTATTTATCAAAATCCCaaagtctgttttttttttgcagaagggTGTTCATGCATAGTCAcgacaaaaagaagagagatgGTATCTTTGTGGAGTAAGATCTTTGAAGGACGCAAAGAGAGCAAGAGACCATAAAACTAGAGTAAAAGGAGCTTATCAAGGTTGTTTAATCTTATTGATGCACTACTGAGAAACCTGTTCGACTCTCTGCATACATTTTATAGAAAGCTTAACCAGAAGGCTACGGTTGCGCTAGTCGAGCTCACCTACGCGGAACCACATGCTTCGCACTCTACTGCGTTAGGATTCTTCACTGCGCGGCACTTCTTCGACTTAGTCGATGGCAGAAATCTTCGTCCGTCCACTTAAACTCACTTCGCGTACATTTCGTAGGTTAGATTACTCAGGGCCCAAATTTCGGTCTGATGTCTCATCAATGTGGATGTCTATATAGTTGCAAACATTCTACATTCTGTACGTCctaattttttctgttgaacaGGACAACTCTAGCGATTTTCATCGCAAAAGGGATCGAAACGTGGGAAGTGCTGGAACAGTCGGCGATGATATTTATCCattaggttgttcggatataaacgagactttcgaAACTTTACGAATTTCGAACAGCAATTTGGACAGTTTTggttccattttgttcctggcgttttcctgtatatttccatttcttttttgcttatttttgatttctgcaatatttttttatttcataaaaatttttcatttcataaaaataaaaatttatttttttagtctatttttttaaaatttattttcttatttttattttattgaggATGTGATTTCGCGAAGTCAATGCTACAAATGGTTTCAacgctttgaaaatggaaatgagagcTCAGAAGACGAAGAACACCGACGTCGTCCTCAGGTAGACGACGAATTACTGAAAAAGGCGATCGAGTCTGATCCGACACaaactacaagaaaacttGCCCTAGAGTTCGTATGTTCGAATTCGACAATTGACGGGCATTTACATACAATCGGGAAGACAAATCGGTGCGGCAAATGGGTTCCTCATAAGCTGAGTGTTGGAAATAAAGCTGTccgtaaatcgaaaaaaaatcgaagagtgGGGCTGGAAAGTTTTGCCGCATCCGCCGTATAGTCCGGACCTGGCTCCTTCGGGCTACCATCTATTTCGGTCGATGCATCACGGATTGTCggagaaaaagttcaacaatATCGACGAAGTCCGATCTTGGGTCGCATCATACTTCGACTCACAGCCAACCAAATTCTTTGAGGACGGCATCCACaacctgcatgatcgatggcGAAGCGTTGTTGATAGTTGTGGAGAATATTGTTTGGAATAAAGACttgttataaaaaattttgtgatgtttgaaagttcgagtcgaaagtctcgtttatatccgaacaacctaataaTTTACGATTTGTCTGACTCAGCCAAGTAATGGAAGACGGATTGTTGGTGTGTTTTTGAAAGATACCGTTTTTATTCTGGAGATCATCACGTGCCTTGTGAAGTAATGGAAAGCGACAAAACCCAAAGAACACTGAAAAATGAGTGACATTTTGCGAAACTCTGGTTTTTgtagttcaaaattttgagtTGAACACTATCTTCGTCGCGCAGTGACTGAGCATTTGAAACCGCGACGAAGCAAGTTTGCCGAATTCGAGCAGACCGGctaatataaatgtaaaagtGAGTACAATCATCAGGTGCATTTTCTTTCGTAGCAGTACATAACTTGTATCGGCCTGCTTCAATCAATTACTATTCGTTTTTCCGCGTAATTattaaaaaagacgaaaaaacgaAGGCAGTTTTTGTTGGCAGATTTTACATCTTTGTAGGAATACAGTGTTATAGATCTTACGCAATAGCGtgataaatgaaattttaaccTCTGATACTGATGTTTTAAACCggttttaaaattctatgCTGACCATATTCGCCAACTTCCAGAAGTGTTCGCGCGTATCTGCtttattttctcagaaatcttAACGTTATCACACACGGTTGATTTGATGATTTGACGAATGTTCGATTTCACGATTCTGGAATTGCGTTTATTGTACCTAATTCACTGAAGCAAAATATCGCCTTAGAAAAATCCAGGTAATCCTTAACCCTTTTCctctgtttgttttgtttttttttttctctttcagaaatttttgagtataggggaagaaaagatgattcgaaaaaaattttttgctaGAGATTCTTCTTGTTGCTGTCTAGTacgtttcacataaaatgatttcttcaaacaaaaaagaacttccgTGTGGCTGTCCAACGTTTCTCTTTGCCGTTCATTTTTGGATCATGTTTTTGGATCATATGGAACATATCATAACTTCTGAGCGCCTTGCTGTAATAATCATGTGATCCAGGTGGAAATAAAACAGAACAGATCATAATTTTTCGATTCACACATCTATTACAAAAACTCACATAAACTACAGTAGGACCCCCTTTGACGAGAATATATCTTTGTGGATAAAAAAGGTTTAGCTTATAAGTGTGTGCAGTTTGAATATGTCATCATACTGTCTGAGAAGACTTATCAAAATAAATCTATATTATCTATATTTATTGGTAGAAagaggcgggtgtagtgtatgTTGGAGCCGTAGAGATGTTTACTATGTTAGTTCATGTTACAGAGAACCACCGTCCAAGACATCAGCAAGGATCAATACGACCAGCTGAGTAAGGACATGCAAATGTTCGTGTCCGACGAAGAGGTGTTTGACACCTTCGCCTATTGGTACAAGAGGGACGGCCCGGTCATTAGGGATTTGGTCTTGCCGGATAGCAAGAAGCGCGATTTGGTCCTCATGAAGCTGGACGAGGATGCATATCGCAAATATGCCGATGACATGCTACCAAAACAATCGCACGAGATCGATTTCGAGACGAAGACCCTGACGGTCAGTTACGTACCATTCCGCGACTACGCCACCATGATCAAGCGGATTGGCGAAGACGCTTGACTGAAGGAACTGGACTACACAGCACTGAAGACGCTACAGTTCGTAGCAGGACTTCAGGATCCGTCGCTTCGTGAAGTTCGTCTCAGAATGCTCCGTCGACTGGATACGCACAAAGAAGATGCGCCGTTGACTATAGAAGACCTTGTTGCTGAATGTGAGAACTTCACCGCATTGAAGATGGACAACACAGACATGGAAGGATGTCCATTTCGTGtagaaaaagaatgtaaagTTCAATTGTGGAGGACCGCACTACAAAAGTACATGTCCGCTTCTCTCCTGCAACACTGGACAGAAGATGCGACAGAAGCCAAGAAGACGATCCGACCGTCGCAAGAAAAGCCAGTGCAAGAACGTTGTCACCTTCGCCGCTGAGAACGCTCGAACCTACCCCGATGTCAATATCAGGGGACGTTCTGTGCGCTTCCAGCTCGATACAGGAGCAGATATCACGTTGGTATCACGTCGAACATGGAAAAAACTCGGATCTCCACCCTTGGAACCGTGTATCATGCCAGTCAAGACAGGCAGATGGATCACCGATGAAGATTGATGGAAGATTCTCCACAGACTTCTTTGTCAGAGACCGCATATAGGATAAAATCCAAGGTAATGGAACTTGTTACGTCACCGAAAGCACGAATCTGCTAGGACTGGAGTGGTGTATTCAACTTCCAGCGTACAAGGAGTTGAAAGACAAATACCACTGCCGAATTGCGACTAAAGAAGAAGCAAACCGAGAGGAAATCATCGCAGACTTGAAGAAGCAATACGCAGAAGTATTCAAGTGCGGACTTGGCAGATACGTCAAGACAAAAGCGAAGTTGCTGTTGAGAGACGACGCAGTACCTGTTTTCAAGAAGAAGCGACCAGTGCCCTTTGCTCCGAATCTGGATGCTGAAATTGATCGCCTGGTTGCCGAGCAAGTGATTTTCCCAGTAGAGCATTCAGAGTGGGCTACGCCTATCGTTGTagtcaagaagaaaagtgggCAAATCTGCTTGTGCGGAGACTTCTCGACAGGATTAAACGATGTGCTGCAGTTGCACCAGCACCCGTTGCCCACCGCGGAGGACGTGTTTACAAAGCTGAATGGAGGACAGCTTTTCGGGCAAATCGACTTCGCAGAAGCATATCTGCAGGTGGAGGTGGAAGAAGAATCGAAGGAAATAATACGCACAGAGGACTGTATCGCTACAATCGTCTACCCTTCGGCGTGAAGTCAGCACTTGGCTTATTCCAGCAGATCATGGATTCAATGATATGTGAACTGGAAGGAGTTGCTGCCTATCTGGATAACATGATAGTCACGGGCCGCACACAACATCGCTATAACTTGGAAGCGCTATTCGGAAGGATCCACGAATACGGCTTCCGCGTTTGATTGGAGAAATGTAACTTTTTGCCTCAGATCCGTTATCTCGGATGCATCATAGGTAAGGACGGACGCCATCCTGATCCAGAGAAGATTGAGGTCATCCGCCAGATGCCAGTACCGAAGAACGTGGCAGAGTTTCGCTCTTTCCTTGGTATGATCAACTACTATGGATCGTTTGTGGAAGAGATGCGCCAGTTACGCGCACTGTTGGATGCTTTGTTTAAGAAGAACGTTTCGTTCAAATGGAATGAGGAATGTGAAGCAGCCTCCAATCGAGCCAAGGAAGTGATTGCTTCAGACCTGCTTCAGAACGCGTCAACGCCAGGAAATCCTTCTTAAGCGGAGGTGTTCGTAGGGCGCCAGTTGAGGACGTCGTTGACGCAGCTGGATAAATCAGCTAAAGAAGAGGGAACGCGCAgtgtgaaaaatgaagaacagtTCAACCGTCATCATGGAGCACAAAAGAGATCGTACCACCAGGAAGAACTTGTATGGGTGCGTGACTACCGCCCAGGACATGAGATATGGATCCCTGCTTGTGTGAATAAACGCTATGGACGAGCCGAGTGCGACGTGCCAATGGAAGAGGACGATTTGTGGAAAAGACACGCTATCCAGATGCGTGGAGAAGAGCACCGGAGAGTTAGCTTCGAAAAGAATGAAGCTTCCAAAATGCCGCTCAACCAGGAAGACCGACGGTACCATGGTATGACAAGGACGATCGCCGCCGTCAAGGACAATATCAAGGATCGAGCACCAACTATCGTGCCGCCGACAACGACTAGACCAGTTCGACAACGCCGACCACCTCGTCGATTGCAACCCGATCCGAAGATAAAGACGTACGCGATGCGTTCATCTTAGGGGGAAGGTGTTGGAGCAGTAGAGATGTTTACTATGTTAGTTTATGTTATGCTATGTTAGTCGTGTATATTGTGTTATCGCCACTGTATGCAATTTCCaggttttcattcttttctcattctcCAGCTCGAGTTCGAGCAAGTAAGCGGTCCAATAAACCATCTTCACAACTCAAGAGTCAGACACAACAGGTTGTGTCTGACTCTTGAGTTGTGAAGTTGTTGTtgcggttagaagttccgcttcctgcacgatcgatcggaggttcgaatccgccctactgctcaccaagtttttcatccctccggggtcgataaattggtaccacacttgtctgggagggataaaaacactgacttgacacatcggctggccaccgcaagttacagttacacgttcgtgaacctcaaacgcttccgaattgaagtgaacgtgggggcgcatcccaagcggattgattaacgccagaaactttatcctttatcctttatttgcGGACTAAAATCCTCCGTGTTAGACGTTTAGCGCCAGCTGTTCCAACACCGGCTatgtttataaataaaaagcttttatttgttttgattcagatcacgaaaaaaaatcaacaatccGTCAACCTCTTCAACAACACCATTCTATCTGAATCAACCTAACTTGCAAAATTTTAACCTCCCAAAACAGCAGTGCTAACGTGTACTCGTCGACAGAAAGCTGCGCTCGGCTGAGTTTCGTCAAATGAAAAGGCAAGCCTCGACTGAGAATATAACAAGGCGAAGTGGAAGCAGTGCTGCAGTGCGCTTGtgcagatgaaaaaagaatccaaGAAACCTTAAAGAGACTAGCAATCAATTGAAGTTGAAGGATCACCGGTATTTTCCTCAAATCATTTCTGCGTCATTGAGAAAGGAATGAGTAAGTGTTAACTGTCAACAGCCTTGTTCATTAATAGCCTCAAGGAGAAATCTTTACTAATTAAAAGGTCTGATTGAAACAGGTGGTCTGAATTGTACTATCTAAAATGTTGTAGAAGTGTTTCTACATGATCTTCCCACACTTTATATCTTTATTCCCCGACTGTGTAGGGTTACAAAATTGAAATCTACACTACTGATACACAACAAAAATTAGCGACTGAATTATAGTATAGTATGTATATACACATGCGAGAAATGCATATACATACGTATACACACCTAAACTTTACGAAGTATGAAGAACAACATACCATATGTACATAAAAATTATCTTCCTGTCATTTTCAATTGCCTATTCTTCTAGGATTGTCTCACAGGGTATTATACCATATCAAACAGTCGATGCCATTCCTATCGTATCAAATGTTCTCGCAAACTTATTTTAAGGAAAACGTAATAAGCGCAtctgaaaagaggaaaaagatagaagaactctaatcttttttttttcttttgcagaaaGAACAGGATGCGAAACTTCATTGTGATCATCCTACTGGTGACCGGACTTGTTCTTCATGTCGGTGCCGGCGGATACGGAAGATATGGTTACACAGGATATGGTGGTTGCGGATCAGGTGGTTGTGGAGGCGGAGGAGGAAGCGGAGGCTGGGCAGGTTGGGAGCGGAACAGTTTGGAAGCCTCTTGCGATAAGATATTTCAGCTGCGGCGGGAGCATTCGCTGGAAGTCTCCTGGGAACAATTATATCTGGAGGAGGCTTGGGTGGCATAGGTGGCATAGGTGGAGGAATGTACCCGCCGATGTACCCACCGTTCTATCCGATGTCtgctatgaagaaaaaacgcggTGCTGACGAACATCTTTAGACAATCTTGTATTTCTTGTTATTGCAACACAGAATAAaacaattatatatatatatatatatatatatatatattcttcaAAGACCTTGAAAATGcgttttttgaatatttttgaaagcagtgtttctttttttctgttttttttttcagccataTTTAGGACAGTGTTATGATATCAATGTGCAACTGGAGCCTTCTTTGTCATCTCCTCTTCCCAGTTCTGTCCATTAAAAGTTGAGAATCGAAGCTCTTTCACAGTTGGTGAGTCTATGCAGTGCGGCATAACACCTGAATTATTAGTATTTTCTTATTAGTAAGTATTTTATCCCactcaaagaaaaatcggCGTCCTCTGTGAGATTTCCCAGTGATACTCcggtttttgctttttcctcATATGTTATTTATCCGCCTATTTCTCCAGACACCACTTATCTTTCAGCAGATTAGTAAATGCCTATGAACCCAAACCCGAACTGCAGAAAGCGAAAACTGACATACCAATGCAATCAGGGTTGGACCTTGGCACATAAAATGATTGCACACCAcaaattccacaaaaacgaTGCTTTGCCTGGTGAGTGTTGAAGGTGTACGTGACCAGGTTCTCTTCACcctgaagaaattttctcaggCATATAGAGATCCTTTCAATTTGCAACTGTTTGTCAAAAATAAACTCAAAACTAAGCTGgaataatcaaaaatattattctGAGAAGAATATGGGGTTAGAAGAAAGGAGCAAacattaaacaaaaatttgcaagTATTCTCCAGATAAGAAAGGAGGCGCTCAATAATAATTATGTGAGATTCGAGACCACCTATGACATCTTAGGAAACCATTATTAGGCAAAAATACCTGTAATAACGTAAATCTCTCCTTCGTAACAATGTAGTGGtcattcgatttctttttgcatattGAGCAgcttgaaaaaagaggaaaattgtGAAGAGAAAGCAAAATCTGAATTACTAGATTGAATGCCATAAAAAGTTTTCTCACTTGCATTTTATACATTCCAATACTTCTGGGGCACGGACTGTCCATTTAACCGCTCCACAATGACAAGATCCTTCATGTGTTACGTCACAGTTGGTCATTGGCTttaagtttaaaggcatcaccccacgaatctgaggtggtacggatttcaggtggagtactcgtgtgcgggatcatagattatggagagaagggtggtcccgtccatttcttcctaattgccgtgaaaaaactgcccgggcgatacggcttcaggcgttctggcgcgctattttctacgacgagttcgattggagcgcgccagccttatgcacccgccgcatcttccggaccgttctttacggcaattgggaagaaatggacggaattaccccctctgcataatctactatcccgtatacgaatacttcacctgaaatccgtaccaccacagattcgtggtatgttgcctttaaaacgatatcatgaaaaaaatcacacactTATTTACCGTGGTAACTTCCAAAAAACATGGGGaataatgcagaaaaaatgaatattttttaaataagaataaaataacaaaacttaAGGAGGAAACTGTGACAGTctattacaaaaaaatctattacaAGAGTCCAGATGTTTGTTACAAAATGCTACAAAATGTTGTTGCATTACTTTACAATTCAAAAATAGGTTTCTGGTCTGCCACTCTTTCTTATCAAATGCATCGACCCCGCTAAACGATTGATTATCACTCCACTAAATCGACACTCTCGAAAACCGTTATCATTACACTAACACATATGTGACGCTCTtggtatttctttttgatagtCCTTTTGAAGCAAGAGCAAATCGTAATCGGTGACTTAGGttcgaattaaaaaaaaatctgaatgcGCAAAAGGGAGTGACCataatttatttctcattggAGCATATCTACTTGCGAATAGATATGAGGAAGAAAAGCACGAGCGCTAGTTTTTActggttatttttttagaataggGGGTCCAAAGAAGAGAGGCTTCAACCCTGAAAGTATACAATTTGTGAACATATCAGTGATAGAGGAGCAAAATTGTTAGTAGTTACTGCGCTTAACGTAATCATCCAGAACAACAACTTTCGGGAACGTTGAAGAGCTGTAGTCAGAAACAAAACTTAGATATATGCATTCCTTGTGAGGTTTTCGTCATTTactctttcattcattcttattttaGGGTGTGACAGAGGAAAAGTTGAGAAGATGTCCAACATCAGGGGAACTGGATGGGTGTGGCGTGATTCTATTTTGCGATACTTCTGCAATAACCTGTTTAGTTATTAATGACCATAGTTAGGTTCACCAAGGAGATGGACTGTAGATCCTGCAATATTCCAATTGCTTGGAGCTATTTGCTGTGCgactcttttcatttcagaatcctTGAGGCCCCTCtgtttatttaaaatagtTAGCCCTAAAATAAGCGCGAAAGAGCATGAACGACTCGAGTTTAAAGACGACAAAATACGGCAAAATCACCACTAtacgatcgctgacgtaggttAGGGCTTGGAATTCCCTTTTTGCGTAAAGCGGGATACGGCCAGTAACATCAATTGATGGAGCTTTCAATGATGATAATCGgacttttctctttgttctgATACTTTCAAGGTTTTGAAGTGTAGCTTAAACCAATAGAGAGTTCCCTGTTGAAGTTTAGGAATTGAACAGTTGCCGGGAAGTAGAAATTTGTTGATGATATTTCCGGGTAAATCTATCCCCCTACCTCTGCTCATTTCCATCAGGGCCGGAGTTGTGTAGTGGCCCAAGCCTCTGCATCACTAGTTCGATCTCCAGCCAGGAGCAACCAACTCCTTCAACCTTTGGGACTGgtggattagaaaaaaattcgcccCCAGAGTGAGAAAGAAAGATCCCCTATCGCATCTTTTCAGTAGATGAGTTCAAAAGATAGAGATAAATGCTAGGGCGAGCATCAAGAAGTCGGGCTCGCGGGTCATGGTAAGTACCAAGAGCAACATTAGAACATGGCGTATCGGAATTGTCAGGACGATGCTAAGTCCAAACCATGCATGGATTGACATCTGAACAGTTAGGTCACAACTCTGTCAGTGAGGTGAAGGGGAATCACGTCATGGCTTCAAAGTCATCTACAACGACAGTCCGAACGCCAGCAATGAGTAGGTATAATTCTCCCGGTTCTTGTAATCACAATAAGCGCACAATCGTTTGATAAAGCTCGTCATTTCCACTGACAAAGGACAATGACGACTTTTGTCAAACGGGAGGATGAATGAAggacttcactttttttttagcgtacACTCCTCAGAGATGAACGAGTCAAGTTAGATCAGTCTTTCGATTATTAGCTAGGGGCAACACGGAGTTTAAGTTTGCCATATTGAAATCTCGCGAACCACTCACCAActccagaagaaagaaataatcttAGCCGCCCGGCCATGCAAGACGGCTGCGACATATCGAATGAAACTACTTGCTTTCCTCCACAAAATGAGAGATTTTTCCGCTAATATTGCTTTTAAACGTGCTAGAGGTAGGCTGATAGAAAGACATATACGCTTATTTTGTGATACCTGTGAATTACGACCCGGACTCCACCCAGCGGTGGAGAGACTCCAGCCTTGAGAATTCTCCCAAATGTTGCCTTTATTTGCCCGAGCGACTTcgtgttttcaaaaatcttgcaAAGGCGGTGACGATCCCCGAGAGATTAATCCTTCGAAAATGGCCATTGGGGCAAGTTAGTTAGGCGACATTCTGTCCTTTTAAAACTGGAATACTTTGAAGGTGCAATCTCTAAGAACGTCGGAAAATGTAATCAGATGAGAGTTCAAAAAACACGCAGAAACTTTATTAAATGTGCTTGTTGCGAAAAAACGCCTTGAGAATGTTATTATGGCTGAATCCAATCAGGATGATCTCCAAATCCAGCCATGAAAAAAGTCTGTCCAAAGTTCGATGGTTGCAACGTTTTC is part of the Necator americanus strain Aroian chromosome V, whole genome shotgun sequence genome and encodes:
- a CDS encoding hypothetical protein (NECATOR_CHRV.G18488.T1); protein product: MPLNLKPMTNCDVTHEGSCHCGAVKWTVRAPEVLECIKCNCSICKKKSNDHYIVTKERFTLLQGEENLVTYTFNTHQAKHRFCGICGVQSFYVPRSNPDCIGVMPHCIDSPTVKELRFSTFNGQNWEEEMTKKAPVAH
- a CDS encoding hypothetical protein (NECATOR_CHRV.G18487.T4); protein product: MPVPKNVAEFRSFLGMINYYGSFVEEMRQLRALLDALFKKNVSFKWNEECEAASNRAKEVIASDLLQNATSLTQLDKSAKEEGTRSVKNEEQFNRHHGAQKRSYHQEELVWVRDYRPGHEIWIPACVNKRYGRAECDVPMEEDDLWKRHAIQMRGEEHRRVSFEKNEASKMPLNQEDRRYHGMTRTIAAVKDNIKDRAPTIVPPTTTRPVRQRRPPRRLQPDPKIKTYAMRSS
- a CDS encoding hypothetical protein (NECATOR_CHRV.G18487.T3), with product MLQRTTVQDISKDQYDQLSKDMQMFVSDEEVFDTFAYWYKRDGPVIRDLVLPDSKKRDLVLMKLDEDAYRKYADDMLPKQSHEIDFETKTLTELDYTALKTLQFVAGLQDPSLREVRLRMLRRLDTHKEDAPLTIEDLVAECENFTALKMDNTDMEGCPFRVEKECKVQLWRTALQKYMSASLLQHWTEDATEAKKTIRPSQEKPDKIQGNGTCYVTESTNLLGLEWCIQLPAYKELKDKYHCRIATKEEANREEIIADLKKQYAEVFKCGLGRYVKTKAKLLLRDDAVPVFKKKRPVPFAPNLDAEIDRLVAEQVIFPVEHSEWATPIVVVKKKSGQICLCGDFSTGLNDVLQLHQHPLPTAEDVFTKLNGGQLFGQIDFAEAYLQVEVEEESKEIIRTEDCIATIVYPSA
- a CDS encoding hypothetical protein (NECATOR_CHRV.G18488.T2) translates to MAGRLRLFLSSGVGSCHCGAVKWTVRAPEVLECIKCNCSICKKKSNDHYIVTKERFTLLQGEENLVTYTFNTHQAKHRFCGICGVQSFYVPRSNPDCIGVMPHCIDSPTVKELRFSTFNGQNWEEEMTKKAPVAH
- a CDS encoding hypothetical protein (NECATOR_CHRV.G18487.T5), which produces MRNFIVIILLVTGLVLHVGAGGYGRYGYTGYGGCGSGGCGGGGGSGGWAAAAGAFAGSLLGTIISGGGLGGIGGIGGGMYPPMYPPFYPMSAMKKKRGADEHL
- a CDS encoding hypothetical protein (NECATOR_CHRV.G18487.T2), with product MLRRLDTHKEDAPLTIEDLVAECENFTALKMDNTDMEGCPFRVEKECNGTCYVTESTNLLGLEWCIQLPAYKELKDKYHCRIATKEEANREEIIADLKKQYAEVFKCGLGRYVKTKAKLLLRDDAVPVFKKKRPVPFAPNLDAEIDRLVAEQVIFPVEHSEWATPIVVVKKKSGQICLCGDFSTGLNDVLQLHQHPLPTAEDVFTKLNGGQLFGQIDFAEAYLQIRYLGCIIGKDGRHPDPEKIEVIRQMPVPKNVAEFRSFLGMINYYGSFVEEMRQLRALLDALFKKNVSFKWNEESEVFVGRQLRTSLTQLDKSAKEEGTRSVKNEEQFNRHHGAQKRSYHQEELVWVRDYRPGHEIWIPACVNKRYGRAECDVPMEEDDLWKRHAIQMRGEEHRRVSFEKNEASKMPLNQEDRRYHGMTRTIAAVKDNIKDRAPTIVPPTTTRPVRQRRPPRRLQPDPKIKTKNRMRNFIVIILLVTGLVLHVGAGGYGRYGYTGYGGCGSGGCGGGGGSGGWAAAAGAFAGSLLGTIISGGGLGGIGGIGGGMYPPMYPPFYPMSAMKKKRGADEHL
- a CDS encoding hypothetical protein (NECATOR_CHRV.G18487.T1), with amino-acid sequence MLQRTTVQDISKDQYDQLSKDMQMFVSDEEVFDTFAYWYKRDGPVIRDLVLPDSKKRDLVLMKLDEDAYRKYADDMLPKQSHEIDFETKTLTVSYVPFRDYATMIKRIGEDA